A portion of the Streptomyces erythrochromogenes genome contains these proteins:
- a CDS encoding CDGSH iron-sulfur domain-containing protein: MPNDPDAEARRVFLERGGPVLVEGPVEVVLDDGTVVRSDRFAVALCTCRRSRTYPWCDTSHRRREQRGPEERAPVEGDRPDRR, from the coding sequence GTGCCGAACGACCCGGACGCTGAGGCCCGGCGCGTCTTCCTGGAACGGGGCGGCCCCGTGCTGGTGGAAGGCCCGGTGGAGGTCGTGCTCGACGACGGCACGGTGGTCCGCTCCGACCGCTTCGCGGTCGCGCTGTGCACCTGCCGCCGCAGCCGCACCTACCCGTGGTGCGACACCAGCCACCGGCGGCGAGAACAGCGGGGCCCGGAGGAGCGCGCCCCTGTGGAAGGAGACCGCCCAGACCGCCGGTGA
- a CDS encoding HemK2/MTQ2 family protein methyltransferase: MASALIAAVPAPPTGLCVPPGVYRPQADTGLLAQALVHEGIGPGTDVMDIGTGSGALALLAASRGARVTAVDVSRRAVAAARLNGTRLGLPVRVLHGDFAAVSRGRRFDIVLANPPYVPSPRARLPERGPGRAWEGGEAGREVIDRICARASALLRPGGVLLMVHSVLCGSRTTVDHLRRTGLSAEITMRGVVPWGPVLRSRRAWLEEQGLVGVGEEREGLVIVRAERPGR; the protein is encoded by the coding sequence ATGGCGTCCGCACTCATCGCAGCAGTACCGGCCCCGCCCACCGGCCTCTGCGTCCCGCCCGGGGTCTACCGCCCGCAGGCCGATACCGGGCTGCTCGCGCAGGCCCTGGTACACGAGGGCATCGGCCCCGGCACGGACGTCATGGACATCGGCACCGGATCGGGCGCCCTCGCGCTCCTCGCCGCGTCCAGAGGAGCCCGTGTCACGGCGGTCGACGTGTCCCGGAGGGCGGTCGCGGCCGCCCGCCTGAACGGCACCCGGCTCGGGCTGCCCGTACGCGTCCTCCACGGGGACTTCGCCGCCGTGAGCCGGGGCCGGCGCTTCGACATCGTCCTGGCGAACCCCCCGTACGTTCCCTCGCCCCGGGCCCGCCTGCCCGAGCGCGGCCCCGGGCGCGCCTGGGAGGGCGGCGAGGCCGGACGCGAGGTCATCGACAGGATCTGCGCGCGGGCCTCGGCGCTGCTGCGCCCGGGCGGTGTACTGCTCATGGTGCACTCCGTGCTGTGCGGATCCCGGACGACGGTGGACCACCTGCGCCGGACGGGGCTGTCCGCGGAGATCACGATGCGGGGCGTCGTGCCCTGGGGGCCCGTGCTGCGCTCCCGTAGGGCCTGGCTGGAGGAGCAGGGACTCGTGGGCGTCGGCGAGGAGCGGGAAGGGCTGGTGATCGTCCGTGCCGAACGACCCGGACGCTGA
- a CDS encoding WhiB family transcriptional regulator → MHGGRARRPHPGELAVAQAPQPPAASRATGWVSTARMRTDVPQNTDVKEPAMPNSSRLPAPLLQNWAWQAEAVCREVGSEPFFGPAEEEGRRGRKESDRQAKSLCGTCPVVEACLHHALATHEPHGVWGGLTARERRLLLSPGAMATLPSA, encoded by the coding sequence ATGCACGGTGGACGGGCCCGCCGGCCGCACCCGGGCGAACTCGCCGTCGCCCAGGCTCCGCAACCGCCCGCCGCGTCGCGGGCAACCGGGTGGGTTTCAACCGCGCGAATGCGAACAGACGTGCCGCAGAACACCGACGTCAAGGAGCCAGCGATGCCGAATTCCTCCCGCCTCCCGGCCCCCCTGCTGCAGAACTGGGCCTGGCAAGCCGAGGCGGTCTGCCGTGAGGTGGGGTCCGAGCCGTTCTTCGGCCCGGCGGAGGAGGAGGGACGCAGGGGACGGAAGGAAAGCGACCGGCAGGCGAAGTCGCTGTGCGGAACATGCCCCGTGGTCGAAGCCTGTCTGCATCATGCCCTCGCCACGCATGAGCCCCATGGCGTCTGGGGCGGCCTCACGGCCCGGGAGCGCCGCCTGCTCCTCTCCCCTGGGGCCATGGCGACGCTCCCGTCGGCCTGA
- a CDS encoding FMN-binding glutamate synthase family protein, with protein MLALLLVLGAAAVAAVAAALTVSSWWWAAAAPLLLLLLTALHDVLQRRHSILRNYPVLGHLRFALEAVRPEIQQYFIERNFDGRPFDRDTRSLVYERAKGTDAEEPFGSERDLYEAGSEYLAPSMAPRPLSTGTPRVRVGGPDCTQPYDMALLNISAMSFGSLSANAILALNTGARLGGFAHDTGEGGLSDHHLRPGGDLVWEIGTGYFGCRTDDGGFDERQFARKAAHPHVKAVSLKISQGAKPGVGGVLPGAKVNAEIARVRGVPQGRTVVSPPYHRVYSTPRELVRFLARIRELADGKPVGFKLCVGSRREFLAVCRAALEEGTAPDFIVVDGAEGGTGAAPLEFVDIVGLPLGEGLMTVHNALVGTGLRDRIRVGAAGKVATGGDLVKRLLQGADYTNAARAMMFAVGCIQAQRCHTNTCPVGVATQSERRARALDVGDKAQRVRRYQEATVKSAREIMAAMGVDDPQGLRPHMLLQRVDPHTVRSYAELHEWLSPGQLLASPPESWAADWSAADPDRFTH; from the coding sequence ATACTTGCCCTGCTGCTGGTCCTCGGCGCAGCCGCGGTCGCCGCGGTTGCCGCCGCCCTCACCGTGTCGTCCTGGTGGTGGGCCGCTGCCGCGCCCCTGCTGCTGCTCCTGCTCACGGCACTCCACGACGTCCTGCAGCGCCGCCACTCCATTCTGCGCAATTATCCGGTCCTCGGGCACCTGCGCTTCGCGCTGGAGGCAGTGCGCCCCGAGATCCAGCAGTACTTCATCGAACGGAACTTCGACGGCCGCCCGTTCGACCGCGATACCCGGAGCCTCGTCTACGAGCGGGCCAAGGGGACCGACGCCGAGGAACCGTTCGGCAGCGAACGCGACCTCTACGAGGCCGGCAGTGAGTACCTCGCCCCCTCGATGGCGCCGCGCCCCCTGTCCACCGGAACTCCCCGCGTCCGCGTGGGCGGCCCCGACTGCACCCAGCCGTACGACATGGCCCTGCTCAACATCTCCGCGATGAGCTTCGGCTCCCTGTCGGCCAACGCGATCCTGGCGCTCAACACCGGTGCGCGGCTGGGGGGCTTCGCCCACGACACCGGCGAGGGCGGCCTGTCGGACCACCACCTGCGGCCCGGCGGGGACCTCGTCTGGGAGATCGGCACCGGCTACTTCGGGTGCCGTACCGACGACGGCGGCTTCGACGAGCGGCAGTTCGCCCGGAAGGCCGCGCACCCGCACGTCAAGGCGGTCTCGCTGAAGATCAGCCAGGGTGCCAAGCCCGGTGTGGGCGGCGTCCTGCCCGGGGCCAAGGTGAACGCGGAAATCGCCCGGGTACGAGGGGTGCCGCAGGGCCGCACCGTCGTCTCCCCGCCCTACCACCGGGTGTACTCCACGCCGCGCGAGCTGGTGCGCTTCCTGGCCCGGATACGGGAGTTGGCCGACGGCAAGCCCGTCGGATTCAAACTGTGCGTCGGCTCGCGCCGCGAGTTCCTCGCCGTGTGCCGGGCCGCCCTGGAGGAGGGCACGGCCCCGGACTTCATCGTCGTCGACGGAGCCGAAGGCGGTACGGGGGCGGCCCCCCTGGAGTTCGTCGACATCGTCGGACTGCCGCTCGGCGAGGGGCTGATGACCGTCCACAACGCGCTCGTGGGCACCGGCCTGCGCGACCGCATCCGTGTCGGGGCCGCCGGCAAGGTCGCCACCGGCGGCGACCTCGTGAAGCGACTGCTCCAGGGGGCCGACTACACCAATGCCGCCCGCGCCATGATGTTCGCGGTCGGCTGCATACAGGCCCAGCGCTGCCACACCAACACCTGCCCGGTGGGCGTCGCCACCCAGAGCGAGCGGCGGGCCCGCGCCCTCGATGTCGGCGACAAGGCGCAGCGCGTCCGCCGGTACCAGGAAGCCACCGTCAAGAGCGCCCGCGAAATCATGGCCGCGATGGGTGTCGACGACCCCCAGGGCCTGCGCCCGCACATGCTGCTGCAGCGCGTCGACCCGCACACCGTCCGCTCCTACGCCGAACTCCACGAGTGGCTCTCGCCAGGACAGCTCCTGGCATCTCCGCCCGAATCGTGGGCAGCCGACTGGTCGGCGGCCGATCCCGACCGCTTCACCCACTGA
- a CDS encoding thiamine pyrophosphate-dependent enzyme — MARTVARVIIDALQELGVGHVFGVVGDALNPLTEAIRTTDGLEWVGCRHEEAAAFAAGARAQLSGTLGVCMGTVGPGSVHLLNGLYDAAKSRAPVLAICGQVPLAEIGSDYFQEVDNDLLFRDVAVHRATVTSPDQMPRALETAVRAAVTRGGVAVLTVPGDIGDQELPEDRPVRFALDRAVTRPDDPSLARAADLLNAASRVTLLVGQGARGARADVLRAAEALASPMVLTLKAKEGFEGDNPFQVGQTGLIGNPAAAHAFDSADALLMLGTDFPYRDWYPEGAKVVQVDTREEHLGRRTPVDVGLAGDVGATLQALLPLLKTGRDRTHLDDAVDRFADWQEGQQRLADPAREHRPVGKLRAALDNRDHDIRPEALAAALDAHAADDAVFTSDTGMATVWLSRFVTMHADRRLLGSYNLGSMANAMPQALGAQLWAPDRQVVAFCGDGGLSMLLGDLMTIKTYRLPVKLVVFDNRRLGMVKLEQEQVGLPEFGTELDNPDFAAVATALGITGIRLTDPAELDETVRRALATPGPVLLDVLTNPEEVAVPAKPTLAQGWGFAVAKAKEILPGR, encoded by the coding sequence ATGGCACGCACCGTCGCCCGGGTCATCATCGACGCACTCCAGGAACTGGGCGTCGGGCACGTCTTCGGCGTCGTCGGGGACGCGCTGAACCCGCTGACCGAGGCCATCCGCACCACCGACGGCCTGGAGTGGGTCGGATGCCGGCACGAGGAGGCCGCGGCCTTCGCGGCGGGCGCCCGGGCTCAGCTCTCCGGCACCCTCGGGGTGTGCATGGGCACGGTCGGACCGGGCTCCGTGCACCTGCTCAACGGTCTGTACGACGCAGCCAAGAGCCGTGCACCCGTCCTCGCGATCTGCGGCCAGGTTCCCCTCGCCGAGATCGGCAGCGACTACTTCCAGGAGGTCGACAACGACCTGCTCTTCCGCGACGTGGCCGTTCACCGGGCCACCGTCACCTCCCCGGACCAGATGCCGCGCGCGCTCGAAACCGCCGTCCGGGCCGCCGTCACCCGCGGCGGGGTCGCCGTACTGACCGTTCCCGGCGACATCGGCGACCAGGAACTGCCCGAGGACCGGCCCGTACGCTTCGCGCTCGACCGTGCCGTCACCCGTCCCGACGACCCCTCCCTCGCCCGCGCCGCCGACCTGCTCAACGCCGCCTCCCGGGTGACCCTGCTGGTCGGCCAGGGAGCGCGCGGCGCCCGTGCCGATGTCCTGCGGGCCGCCGAAGCACTGGCCTCCCCCATGGTCCTGACGCTGAAGGCCAAGGAGGGCTTCGAGGGCGACAACCCCTTCCAGGTCGGGCAGACGGGCCTCATCGGCAACCCCGCGGCCGCCCACGCCTTCGACAGCGCCGACGCCCTGCTGATGCTGGGCACGGACTTCCCCTACCGCGACTGGTACCCGGAAGGCGCCAAGGTCGTCCAGGTGGACACCCGCGAGGAGCACCTGGGACGCCGCACGCCCGTGGACGTGGGTCTGGCCGGCGACGTCGGCGCCACACTGCAAGCGCTTCTCCCGCTCCTCAAGACAGGCCGGGACCGCACGCATCTGGACGACGCCGTCGACCGGTTCGCCGACTGGCAGGAGGGACAGCAGCGGCTGGCCGACCCGGCCCGGGAACACCGGCCGGTCGGGAAGCTGCGGGCAGCCCTGGACAACCGCGACCACGACATCCGACCCGAGGCGCTGGCCGCCGCCCTGGACGCCCACGCCGCCGACGACGCCGTCTTCACCTCCGACACCGGAATGGCCACCGTCTGGCTCTCCCGCTTCGTCACCATGCACGCGGACCGGCGCCTGCTCGGCTCCTACAACCTCGGCTCGATGGCCAACGCCATGCCCCAGGCCCTCGGCGCCCAGCTCTGGGCACCCGACCGCCAGGTCGTCGCCTTCTGCGGGGACGGCGGACTGAGCATGCTGCTCGGCGACCTGATGACCATCAAGACCTACCGGCTCCCCGTGAAGCTCGTGGTCTTCGACAACCGCCGCCTCGGCATGGTCAAACTGGAACAGGAACAGGTGGGGCTGCCCGAATTCGGCACCGAACTCGACAATCCCGACTTCGCGGCCGTCGCCACCGCCCTGGGCATCACCGGCATCCGCCTCACCGACCCCGCAGAACTCGACGAGACCGTACGCCGTGCCCTGGCGACCCCCGGGCCGGTCCTCCTGGACGTCCTGACCAACCCCGAAGAAGTCGCCGTCCCCGCCAAGCCCACCCTGGCCCAGGGCTGGGGCTTCGCCGTGGCCAAGGCCAAGGAGATCCTTCCTGGGCGGTAG
- a CDS encoding DUF6479 family protein: MTDLSSLHHSVQLSAGAAGTGLLAVGIVVALLLIAAVWWGIRRRAAEPPPGAPSRPTARRPHHVEEHREPDPQSFPGGGERLSPHEMKGDGNLGSRREGGDHPEGTNR; this comes from the coding sequence ATGACGGACCTGTCTTCCCTCCACCACTCCGTCCAGCTCTCCGCCGGGGCGGCCGGCACGGGACTCCTGGCCGTGGGCATCGTGGTCGCCCTGCTCCTCATCGCGGCCGTCTGGTGGGGCATCCGGCGCCGCGCCGCAGAGCCGCCCCCGGGCGCACCTTCCCGGCCCACGGCCCGGCGGCCCCACCACGTCGAGGAACACCGCGAGCCCGACCCCCAGTCTTTCCCCGGTGGCGGCGAAAGACTGTCACCGCACGAGATGAAGGGTGACGGGAACCTCGGCTCCCGGCGTGAGGGCGGCGACCACCCCGAAGGGACGAACCGGTGA
- a CDS encoding DUF3253 domain-containing protein, with the protein MTSAGRKETTGRHMEQAILKLLEHRGPTATICPSDAARAVYAGDGDGWRDLMEPARRAARRLVTAGEVEITQGGRTVDPAAARGPIRIRRARRATTPADGASA; encoded by the coding sequence ATGACGAGCGCCGGCCGGAAGGAGACGACGGGCCGGCACATGGAGCAGGCCATTTTGAAGCTGCTGGAGCACCGCGGCCCCACCGCGACGATCTGCCCCTCCGACGCCGCGCGAGCGGTGTACGCGGGGGACGGCGACGGCTGGCGCGACCTCATGGAACCGGCCCGCCGCGCCGCCCGCCGGCTGGTCACGGCCGGCGAGGTCGAGATCACCCAGGGCGGCCGCACGGTCGACCCGGCCGCAGCGCGGGGTCCCATCCGCATACGGCGCGCCCGACGGGCGACGACTCCCGCCGACGGCGCGTCGGCGTAG
- a CDS encoding mycothione reductase, whose protein sequence is MRHHDLVVIGAGSGNAVVDDSFADLDVAIVEERWFGGTCLNAGCIPSKMLAHTAQVARTVRDAGTYDVDAGPGGVRWRAVRDRVFRRLDAEREKGRRGREGQDFITVYEGRARFTGPRTLRIERSDGGARDIGAAQVVVAAGGRPLIPPPVADSGLPYETSDTVMRLDDPPRRLAILGGGYIAAELAEVFAAAGSSVTVVEKERRLLGPQDETVSERFTELVRSRYDLRLGRELMRVDGRPGALRLTLDDGSTAEADLLLVAVGRVPNSDRLDLEAAGVATHDDGRVIVDRCQRTSAEGVFALGDICSPVPLKHVANREAEVVAHNLRHPDELVTCDHERVPAAVFTQPQIASVGLTEQECRDRGPDYAVGTAAYADTAYGWAMEDTTGFCKVLAEPDSGRLLGAHLMGAQAPALIQPLVLAVALGIDAATLAGAPYWIHPALTEVVENALLDLDLAPRR, encoded by the coding sequence ATGCGTCACCACGATCTCGTCGTCATCGGTGCCGGATCCGGTAACGCGGTCGTCGACGACTCGTTCGCGGACCTGGACGTGGCCATCGTCGAGGAGCGCTGGTTCGGCGGGACCTGCCTGAACGCCGGATGCATCCCGAGCAAGATGCTGGCCCACACCGCCCAAGTGGCCCGCACGGTCAGGGATGCCGGAACCTACGACGTGGACGCCGGGCCGGGCGGGGTGCGCTGGCGAGCCGTGCGCGACCGGGTCTTCCGGCGGCTGGACGCCGAACGGGAGAAGGGCCGCAGGGGCCGCGAGGGCCAGGACTTCATCACCGTGTACGAGGGCCGGGCCCGGTTCACGGGCCCCAGGACCCTCCGGATCGAGCGGTCCGACGGCGGCGCCCGCGACATAGGAGCCGCCCAGGTCGTCGTCGCCGCGGGAGGCCGCCCGCTGATCCCCCCGCCCGTAGCGGACTCGGGGCTGCCGTACGAAACCTCCGACACCGTCATGCGCCTCGACGACCCGCCCCGGCGCCTGGCGATCCTCGGCGGCGGCTACATCGCCGCGGAGCTGGCCGAGGTGTTCGCCGCTGCGGGCAGCTCCGTCACCGTCGTGGAGAAGGAGCGGCGCCTGCTCGGCCCGCAGGACGAGACGGTCTCCGAGCGGTTCACCGAGCTGGTCCGCTCCCGCTACGACCTCAGGCTCGGCCGGGAACTCATGCGGGTCGACGGCCGCCCGGGCGCGCTGCGGCTGACCCTCGACGACGGCTCGACGGCCGAGGCGGACCTGCTGCTCGTCGCGGTGGGCCGGGTTCCCAACAGCGACCGGCTGGATCTCGAAGCGGCCGGCGTCGCCACCCACGACGACGGCCGGGTGATCGTCGACCGCTGTCAGCGCACGAGCGCGGAAGGGGTCTTCGCCCTGGGGGACATCTGCTCGCCGGTGCCCCTCAAGCACGTCGCCAACCGTGAGGCGGAGGTCGTCGCACACAACCTCCGCCACCCGGACGAGCTGGTCACCTGCGACCACGAGCGGGTGCCGGCGGCGGTCTTCACCCAGCCGCAGATCGCCTCGGTGGGTCTCACCGAACAGGAGTGCCGCGACCGGGGACCGGACTACGCGGTGGGCACGGCCGCGTACGCCGACACCGCCTACGGCTGGGCCATGGAGGACACCACCGGCTTCTGCAAGGTGCTCGCCGAGCCGGACTCAGGCCGTCTCCTGGGCGCCCACCTCATGGGTGCCCAGGCCCCCGCTCTCATCCAGCCCCTCGTGCTGGCCGTGGCCCTCGGCATCGACGCCGCCACCCTCGCCGGTGCCCCGTACTGGATCCATCCCGCACTGACCGAGGTCGTGGAGAACGCACTCCTCGACCTGGACCTCGCCCCCCGCCGGTGA
- a CDS encoding LLM class F420-dependent oxidoreductase — MVHIGYTMMTEQAGPRELVGHVVGAERAGFDFSVISDHSFPWLEAQGHAPYAWSVLGAAAQATSRIPLMTYVTCPTFRYHPAVIAQKAATMQLLSEGRFRLGLGSGENLNEHIVGAGWPAAHVRLDMLEEAVEIIRSLFAGGYVSHHGTHFDVENARLWDLPDDPPPIGIAVSGDRSCEIAGTYGDLLIATEPKQELLTAFDAHGGTGKPRVGQLPVSYDPDPDAAVDRAHRQFRWALGGWKVNAELPGPAGFAQASQYTRPEDVADAIPCGDDVEAFVDAVRPYADAGFDEVALVQIGGDQQESFLAWSEAKLLPALAEL, encoded by the coding sequence ATGGTGCACATCGGATACACAATGATGACCGAGCAAGCCGGACCCAGGGAACTGGTCGGCCACGTGGTGGGGGCGGAACGGGCGGGATTCGACTTCTCCGTGATCTCCGACCACTCCTTCCCCTGGCTGGAGGCCCAAGGGCACGCCCCGTACGCGTGGAGCGTCCTGGGAGCCGCCGCGCAGGCCACCTCGCGGATCCCCCTCATGACCTACGTGACCTGCCCGACCTTCCGCTACCACCCCGCGGTGATCGCCCAGAAGGCCGCCACGATGCAGCTCCTGTCCGAGGGACGCTTCCGGCTGGGCCTCGGATCGGGCGAGAACCTCAACGAGCACATCGTCGGCGCGGGCTGGCCCGCCGCCCACGTCCGCCTCGACATGCTCGAAGAAGCCGTGGAGATCATCCGCTCGCTGTTCGCCGGAGGGTACGTCAGCCATCACGGCACCCACTTCGACGTCGAGAACGCCCGACTGTGGGACCTCCCCGACGACCCGCCCCCGATCGGCATCGCCGTGTCCGGAGACCGGTCCTGCGAGATCGCCGGCACGTACGGCGACCTGCTGATCGCCACCGAGCCGAAGCAGGAGCTGCTGACCGCGTTCGACGCGCACGGCGGCACGGGCAAACCGCGCGTGGGCCAGCTCCCGGTCTCCTACGACCCCGACCCCGACGCCGCGGTGGACCGGGCCCACCGGCAGTTCCGCTGGGCGCTCGGCGGCTGGAAGGTCAACGCGGAACTCCCCGGCCCCGCCGGGTTCGCCCAGGCCTCGCAGTACACCAGGCCCGAGGACGTCGCCGACGCCATCCCCTGCGGCGACGACGTGGAGGCCTTCGTCGACGCCGTACGCCCGTACGCCGACGCCGGATTCGACGAGGTCGCCCTGGTCCAGATCGGCGGTGACCAGCAGGAATCCTTCCTGGCCTGGTCCGAGGCCAAGCTGCTGCCGGCCCTGGCGGAGCTGTGA
- a CDS encoding SRPBCC family protein: protein MSQVKESIEVNVPVRTAYDQWTQFESFPQFMDGVERIEQRTDTLTHWVTKISGVEREFDAEITEQIPDTKVAWVTVGGETEQSGLVTFQPIDPSHTQVTLMMDFDPEGMAENIGDKLGFVDRQVKGDLKRFKHFIEDRGAASGGWRGQV, encoded by the coding sequence ATGTCGCAGGTCAAGGAATCCATCGAGGTCAACGTCCCCGTTCGTACCGCGTACGACCAGTGGACGCAGTTCGAGTCGTTCCCGCAGTTCATGGACGGCGTGGAGAGGATCGAGCAGCGCACGGACACGCTCACGCACTGGGTGACGAAGATTTCCGGCGTGGAGCGGGAGTTCGACGCGGAGATCACCGAGCAGATCCCCGACACCAAGGTCGCCTGGGTCACCGTCGGCGGAGAGACCGAGCAGTCGGGCCTGGTGACCTTCCAGCCCATCGACCCTTCCCATACCCAGGTCACGCTCATGATGGACTTCGACCCGGAGGGGATGGCGGAGAACATCGGCGACAAGCTCGGCTTCGTCGATCGGCAGGTCAAGGGCGACCTCAAGCGCTTCAAGCACTTCATCGAGGACCGGGGCGCCGCCTCCGGCGGCTGGCGCGGTCAGGTCTGA
- a CDS encoding subtilase-type protease inhibitor: protein MRRHVIAVSALSLLCIAGTTGLAEAQPAGGHGPSAMVFTVVQGSGAPTDADTDTVVRAATLSCAYTAEGTHPAPRAACDALNATDGELNRLLAAPDTSRACPMYFDPVTVTADGVLHGRRVAWKHTFSNTCVMASTLNENPVYAF from the coding sequence ATGCGCCGCCACGTCATCGCCGTATCCGCCCTCAGTCTCCTCTGCATTGCAGGCACCACGGGGCTCGCGGAAGCTCAACCCGCCGGTGGGCACGGCCCGTCCGCGATGGTCTTCACCGTCGTCCAGGGTTCCGGCGCGCCCACGGACGCGGACACGGACACCGTCGTACGCGCGGCCACCCTCAGCTGCGCCTACACCGCCGAGGGCACCCACCCCGCCCCGCGGGCCGCGTGCGACGCCCTCAACGCCACCGACGGCGAACTCAACCGCCTGCTGGCGGCACCGGACACGTCGCGGGCCTGCCCCATGTACTTCGACCCGGTCACGGTCACCGCGGACGGCGTACTGCACGGCAGGCGCGTCGCCTGGAAGCACACCTTCTCCAACACGTGCGTGATGGCCTCGACCCTGAACGAGAACCCGGTGTACGCGTTCTGA
- a CDS encoding fused MFS/spermidine synthase translates to MSPVTGSSSSPVAAGTPRDRGLGPRTAAVLVFGSSAAVLVVEIVALRLLAPYLGLTLETSTMVIGIALTAIAAGSWLGGRLADQVNPRRLIGPSLGVSGAAVALTPAVLRTTAEWAPVALLLIAALTILVPGALLSAVTPIVTKLRLTDLAETGTVVGRLSGVGTVGAIVGTVLTGFVLIARLPVSGILIGLGTLLVVGSALVEWRTRGWSSTPALALAVVAGGLATTVAPGGCDTETRYHCARVVTDPDRAGGRTLVLDGVRHSYVDVDDPTHLQFAYVRAIASVVDAAFPEGEPLAAHHLGGGGLTFPRYLAATRPGTRSLVSEIDGGVVRIDRDRLGLGPEGGIGVRVEDGRLGLRRLETGSRDLVVGDAFGGVSVPWHLTTVEAMTDVRRVLKEDGLYVANLIDHGGLAFARAEVATLGKTFEHVAVVGKPSDIGLDPTAPSEGGNLVVLASDRPVDLRATQAALDARQNGWRITAGDDLASWIGDARLLTDDHAPVDQLLQAYSADQPSADRRR, encoded by the coding sequence ATGTCGCCCGTGACCGGATCGTCCTCCTCGCCTGTCGCCGCGGGCACGCCTCGCGACCGCGGGCTGGGTCCCCGTACCGCTGCCGTGCTCGTGTTCGGATCGTCGGCCGCGGTCCTGGTGGTGGAGATCGTCGCTCTGCGGCTACTGGCTCCCTACCTCGGCCTCACGCTCGAGACCAGCACCATGGTGATCGGCATCGCCCTCACCGCGATCGCCGCCGGCTCCTGGCTGGGTGGGCGCCTCGCCGACCAGGTCAATCCGCGCCGGCTCATCGGCCCCTCTCTCGGAGTGTCGGGAGCGGCCGTGGCGCTCACCCCTGCCGTGCTGCGCACCACGGCGGAGTGGGCACCGGTGGCTCTCCTGCTGATCGCGGCCCTGACCATCCTCGTGCCGGGCGCCCTGCTCTCCGCGGTGACGCCGATCGTGACGAAGCTGCGCCTCACCGACCTCGCCGAAACCGGGACAGTTGTCGGCCGGCTGTCCGGTGTCGGCACCGTCGGGGCCATCGTCGGAACGGTACTCACCGGCTTCGTCCTCATCGCGCGGTTGCCGGTCAGCGGCATCCTGATCGGCCTCGGAACCCTGCTGGTGGTCGGCTCGGCGCTGGTGGAGTGGCGAACGCGCGGATGGAGCAGCACCCCGGCCCTCGCACTCGCGGTCGTGGCCGGCGGCCTCGCCACCACCGTCGCGCCCGGCGGCTGCGACACGGAGACGAGGTACCACTGCGCGCGGGTCGTCACCGACCCCGATCGGGCCGGCGGCCGCACGCTCGTCCTGGACGGCGTGCGGCACTCCTACGTCGACGTCGACGACCCGACCCACCTGCAGTTCGCGTACGTGCGCGCCATCGCGTCGGTGGTCGATGCCGCCTTTCCCGAAGGTGAGCCGCTGGCTGCCCACCACTTGGGCGGCGGCGGGCTCACCTTCCCCCGCTACCTCGCGGCGACGCGGCCCGGGACGCGGAGCCTCGTGTCCGAGATCGATGGCGGGGTCGTGCGCATCGACCGCGACCGACTGGGCCTGGGGCCGGAAGGCGGTATCGGCGTACGCGTGGAGGACGGCAGGCTCGGCCTGCGGCGGCTGGAGACCGGAAGTCGCGACCTCGTCGTCGGCGACGCCTTCGGGGGCGTGAGCGTGCCGTGGCACCTCACCACGGTCGAAGCGATGACCGACGTACGGCGGGTGCTCAAGGAAGACGGCCTGTACGTCGCCAACCTCATCGATCACGGTGGTCTGGCCTTCGCACGTGCCGAAGTGGCCACCCTCGGCAAGACCTTCGAGCACGTCGCCGTCGTCGGCAAGCCCTCCGACATCGGCCTCGACCCGACCGCCCCTTCCGAGGGAGGCAACCTGGTCGTGCTCGCCTCCGACCGGCCGGTCGACCTCCGCGCGACCCAGGCGGCGCTGGATGCCCGGCAGAACGGCTGGAGGATCACCGCCGGTGACGACCTCGCCTCCTGGATCGGCGATGCCCGACTGCTCACCGACGACCACGCACCCGTCGACCAGCTCCTCCAGGCCTACAGCGCCGATCAGCCTTCTGCGGATCGGCGTCGGTAG